The following proteins come from a genomic window of Candidatus Krumholzibacteriota bacterium:
- a CDS encoding T9SS type A sorting domain-containing protein encodes MGKSYLFLILCFIGLLISTGLSAQWVQNGVPIVSETYDQIHPKAVSDEAGGAIFVWKDNRSAAPGIGIYIQRIDGWGNVLWTVNGVPVKTPYMTYYYPEIAPDGKGGAIVVWGDDREGNVDLYAQRIGADGTAQWTEDGILICDWPTTQINYAVIADGAGGAIIAWEDDIFGSADIFAQRIDEDGSPLWTADGIDVCTSSFDQNEPALATDGVGGAIIAWDDHRGGPSDIYAQRIDGSGAAMWTANGKVICNAVNTQYSQCIVADSWGGAIIAWLDYRNSANPIVWAQRINRYGTILWTPNGIAASTTVENMYTPAIVSDGRNGAIITWSQVVGLSQDILAQRMSYLGNREWSNSGAIVCSSSQVQKEPAIVADGALGAVIAWQDYRSGSNRDIYAQKISGDGLPVWNINGISVCTEGSDQVRVCAASDGVGGAIFAWEDYRPGSSADVYAQRIERCGNWGYPSPTITSVADVPSDQGGQVTVTWDKSRIETVMAMVIDQYSVWRMLPVAQFQALLARGEKGIDPAVLGRYTDTAPTISGDAPASEPIYYISMVSGAATGWELLDHVDATNSPTYSDQVSTLFDYTPSDPGTHYFMVIAHGSDHFDFWESRPDSGCSIDNIPPSQPSEFSGSQSYEPPGLFLAWGAGGLSAPSSDDFSHYALYRDVLPDFETGPDNRIYEGVDAEYFDDEWRWDSGFYYMVRTVDIHGNESGAAFLGPYDITGDETHVVPAVTYLTQNIPNPFNPSTTIQFGLASRELVTLSIYDVSGRLVRTLVNEPREAGLYTQSWDGRSAKNRTVASGVYFYRLRAGTFSETKKMILTR; translated from the coding sequence ATGGGAAAATCATATCTATTTCTGATTCTCTGTTTCATCGGTCTTCTCATCTCGACTGGGCTTAGCGCGCAGTGGGTCCAGAACGGTGTGCCGATAGTCTCGGAGACTTACGACCAGATACATCCCAAAGCTGTCTCCGACGAAGCTGGTGGCGCGATCTTCGTCTGGAAAGATAACCGCAGCGCTGCGCCCGGCATCGGGATATATATCCAGAGAATCGACGGTTGGGGGAACGTCCTCTGGACAGTCAACGGCGTCCCGGTTAAGACACCATACATGACATATTACTATCCGGAGATCGCACCCGACGGTAAAGGCGGAGCGATAGTGGTCTGGGGCGACGATCGCGAAGGAAATGTCGATCTTTACGCTCAGAGGATAGGCGCGGATGGAACAGCGCAGTGGACAGAGGACGGGATTCTGATCTGCGATTGGCCTACGACACAGATTAATTACGCTGTCATCGCCGATGGAGCCGGTGGCGCAATCATCGCCTGGGAAGACGATATCTTCGGCTCGGCCGATATATTCGCTCAGAGGATCGATGAGGATGGATCGCCGCTCTGGACGGCTGACGGCATCGACGTCTGTACCTCCTCTTTCGATCAGAACGAGCCGGCCCTCGCCACCGACGGGGTGGGCGGCGCTATTATCGCCTGGGACGACCACCGCGGCGGTCCGAGCGACATCTACGCGCAGCGGATCGACGGATCGGGCGCTGCCATGTGGACCGCCAACGGCAAGGTCATCTGCAACGCAGTCAATACCCAGTATTCTCAGTGTATCGTTGCCGACAGCTGGGGCGGCGCCATCATCGCGTGGCTTGATTATCGAAACAGCGCGAACCCGATAGTCTGGGCCCAGAGGATCAACAGGTACGGCACCATCCTCTGGACTCCAAACGGCATCGCCGCGAGCACGACGGTCGAAAATATGTATACGCCCGCCATCGTATCGGACGGAAGGAACGGGGCGATCATCACATGGTCCCAGGTAGTGGGGTTGAGCCAGGACATCTTGGCCCAGAGAATGAGTTATCTCGGAAACCGCGAGTGGAGCAACAGTGGGGCCATCGTATGTTCCTCCTCTCAGGTTCAGAAAGAACCGGCTATCGTCGCCGATGGCGCTCTGGGCGCCGTCATCGCCTGGCAGGATTATCGCTCCGGCTCGAATCGTGACATTTACGCCCAGAAGATCTCCGGCGACGGCTTGCCTGTGTGGAATATAAACGGAATCTCCGTTTGCACCGAGGGGAGCGATCAGGTGCGCGTCTGCGCCGCCTCCGACGGCGTCGGGGGCGCGATCTTCGCCTGGGAGGACTACCGCCCGGGAAGTTCTGCCGATGTCTACGCGCAGCGCATCGAGCGGTGCGGGAACTGGGGCTATCCTTCCCCGACGATCACATCAGTCGCTGATGTGCCTTCAGACCAGGGCGGCCAGGTGACAGTCACCTGGGACAAATCAAGGATCGAGACGGTGATGGCTATGGTTATCGACCAGTACTCGGTCTGGCGGATGCTCCCTGTCGCGCAGTTCCAGGCTCTTCTCGCGAGAGGCGAAAAGGGGATCGATCCGGCGGTGCTGGGCCGATATACCGACACCGCCCCTACGATCTCAGGAGACGCGCCAGCCTCAGAGCCGATCTATTATATCTCGATGGTGAGCGGCGCGGCGACAGGATGGGAGCTTCTTGATCATGTCGACGCAACGAACTCTCCTACATACAGCGACCAGGTATCTACACTCTTCGATTACACGCCATCCGACCCCGGGACGCACTATTTCATGGTAATAGCCCATGGGAGTGATCACTTCGACTTCTGGGAATCGAGGCCCGACAGCGGGTGTTCTATTGACAACATCCCCCCATCTCAACCTTCCGAATTCTCCGGCTCGCAGAGCTACGAGCCTCCCGGGCTATTTCTCGCGTGGGGCGCAGGCGGGCTGAGCGCGCCCTCCAGCGACGATTTCTCCCATTACGCCCTCTACCGGGACGTGCTCCCCGACTTCGAGACCGGACCTGACAACAGAATATATGAAGGGGTCGATGCTGAATATTTCGACGACGAATGGCGATGGGACAGCGGCTTCTATTATATGGTCAGGACGGTCGATATCCACGGCAACGAGAGCGGGGCCGCTTTTCTGGGACCTTACGATATAACCGGTGATGAGACTCACGTCGTCCCTGCGGTGACATATCTCACTCAGAACATACCCAATCCATTCAACCCTTCGACGACGATCCAATTCGGACTCGCCTCGCGTGAGCTTGTGACCCTTTCGATCTACGACGTTTCGGGTAGGTTGGTCCGAACCCTCGTCAACGAACCGCGCGAGGCTGGCCTCTACACGCAGTCGTGGGATGGGCGCAGCGCTAAAAACAGGACTGTCGCGAGCGGAGTCTACTTTTACCGCCTGCGCGCCGGGACATTCAGCGAAACGAAAAAAATGATACTTACGAGATAA
- a CDS encoding class I SAM-dependent methyltransferase: MIESKIENILACPVCHTALTGTWSAYGCGVCGKEFDAGGGILSALVDSGRLTVDPGGIRIKDDREAGDTIREMKSIDYGFITKTKAFYFVYLFLFISIVLRIWPGTLTLALILLTDWIVFRIKRGRALRSYVANPLRLRTVSDYRSIDGLYEARGLRQPTMLDWVRMSGSGGDPAREASNLDDERYEDIAAVVDRLPEQPRIIVDVGANDGRACYHTGIGKDQSFIGVDISRLLLEEFKRKLPGQTAILADGASLPLKDDSIDFLFCTETLEHLSDPGRAVGEFMRVLRPGGSMMIQSPNAHRVRNLNIFHLATLMLSLVSDSILQKKIVHENTWHNACTYHWDFSISDYRRFIGQNGGSVRTLSSSAFFFPPFLLRGRKGLYRKKEKIFSSIPFLRYFGGDLVVVAEKKIR; encoded by the coding sequence ATGATAGAGAGTAAGATCGAAAATATTCTGGCATGTCCGGTCTGCCATACGGCGCTCACAGGGACCTGGTCGGCTTACGGTTGCGGCGTATGCGGGAAGGAGTTCGATGCCGGCGGGGGGATCCTTTCGGCGCTGGTCGATTCAGGGAGGCTCACCGTAGATCCCGGTGGTATCAGGATCAAGGATGACAGGGAGGCTGGCGATACGATAAGGGAGATGAAGAGCATCGATTATGGGTTCATAACGAAAACGAAGGCTTTCTACTTCGTCTATCTCTTTCTTTTTATCAGTATTGTCCTGCGAATCTGGCCCGGTACTCTCACCCTGGCCCTGATCCTCCTCACTGACTGGATCGTATTTCGTATCAAAAGAGGCAGAGCGCTTAGAAGTTATGTCGCCAACCCGCTCAGATTGAGGACGGTCAGCGATTACAGATCTATAGACGGGCTTTACGAGGCAAGAGGCTTGCGCCAGCCAACGATGCTCGATTGGGTAAGGATGTCAGGTTCCGGTGGAGATCCGGCTCGGGAGGCGTCAAACCTCGATGATGAGAGGTATGAGGATATAGCGGCTGTCGTCGACCGGCTGCCGGAGCAGCCCCGGATCATTGTCGATGTCGGCGCGAATGACGGCAGAGCCTGCTATCATACAGGGATCGGTAAGGATCAGTCTTTTATAGGTGTTGATATAAGCCGCCTGCTTCTGGAAGAATTTAAAAGAAAGCTTCCCGGGCAGACAGCTATCCTCGCAGACGGAGCGTCTCTTCCGTTGAAAGACGATTCGATTGATTTTCTCTTCTGCACCGAGACGCTCGAACATCTCTCCGATCCCGGCAGGGCGGTGGGGGAGTTCATGAGGGTGCTCAGGCCGGGTGGATCGATGATGATCCAGAGCCCGAACGCGCACCGCGTCCGCAACCTCAACATCTTCCATCTGGCTACGCTCATGCTGAGCCTCGTTTCTGATTCGATACTTCAGAAGAAGATCGTGCACGAGAATACGTGGCATAACGCCTGCACTTATCACTGGGATTTCTCGATATCCGATTACAGGCGGTTTATCGGTCAGAATGGAGGATCTGTCAGGACCCTCTCAAGCAGCGCGTTTTTCTTTCCTCCCTTTCTTCTCAGGGGACGGAAAGGACTTTACAGAAAGAAGGAAAAGATCTTTTCCTCGATACCTTTTCTGAGGTATTTCGGCGGCGACCTTGTAGTCGTCGCCGAGAAGAAGATTCGATGA